The Bacteroides acidifaciens genome includes a region encoding these proteins:
- a CDS encoding glycoside hydrolase family 2 protein has translation MKHKLSLFVFLLAALPFINGQASERQKYNFNSEWKLQVGDFQKAKDAKFDDSKWKQVTLPHAFNEDEAFKLSIEQLTDTVVWYRKSFRIPGLKSNQKVFIEFEGVRQRGDFYLNGHNLGRHENGVMAVGFDLTPYIKEGENVIAVRTDNNWMYREEGTNSKFQWNDRNFNANYGGIPKNVFLYVTDNVYQTLPLYSNLKTTGVYVYAKDIDVKGRKATIHAESEVRNDSKAPRQFSYQVTVLDADGKLMKTFQGDKVTLKAGETKTVKASAPVGGLHFWSWGYGYLYTVKTALKDENNQVFDEVSTRTGFRKTRFAEGKIWLNDRIIQMKGYAQRTSNEWPAVGLSVPAWLSDYSNDLMVKSNANLVRWMHVTPWKQDVESCDRVGLIQAMPAGDAEKDREGRQWEQRVELMRDAIIYNRNNPSILFYECGNKAISREHMIEMKAVRDKYDPFGGRAIGSREMLDIREAEYGGEMLYINRSEHHPMWATEYCRDEGLRKYWDEYSYPFHKEGDGPLYKGRPATDYNRNQDELAITMIARWYDYWRERPGTGNRVSSGGTKIIFSDTNTHYRGAENYRRSGVTDAMRIEKDAFFAHQVMWNGWVDTEADQTYIIGHWNYPGNTVKPVHVVSTGEEVELFLNGESLGKGKRQYNFLFTFDKVPFKPGKLEAVSYNKAGKEISRYAIHTAGEAAKLKLTAIQNPEGFHADGADMALIQVEVVDKDGRRCPLDNRTVQFTLGGNAEWRGGIAQGENNHILDTNLPVECGINRALIRSTTTAGKVTLTAQAEGLPAATLTLETVPVKVTEGLSGYLPQTTLKGRLDRGETPSTPSYKDSKKGVRIVSAKAGANNRDAEKSFDDIELTEWKNDGKLSTAWITYTLEREAEIDDICIKLQGWRSRSYPLEVYAGNTLIWSGNTEKSLGYIHLDVEKPVRANTITIRLKGNTSDKDAFGQIIEVEAKAANKMELEKSSSRNQLRIIEVEFLETIR, from the coding sequence ATGAAACACAAATTATCTCTTTTTGTATTTCTGCTGGCTGCACTGCCTTTCATCAACGGTCAGGCATCCGAACGCCAAAAATACAATTTCAATAGCGAATGGAAGTTACAGGTAGGAGACTTTCAAAAGGCTAAAGACGCTAAATTTGACGACAGTAAATGGAAACAAGTAACTTTGCCTCATGCCTTCAATGAAGATGAAGCATTCAAGCTTTCCATCGAACAACTGACGGATACGGTGGTGTGGTATCGTAAAAGTTTCCGGATACCGGGGCTGAAAAGTAACCAAAAGGTATTCATCGAATTCGAGGGAGTACGCCAGCGTGGAGACTTTTATCTGAACGGGCATAACCTGGGCAGACACGAAAACGGTGTAATGGCGGTAGGGTTCGACCTGACTCCGTATATCAAAGAAGGGGAAAATGTGATTGCCGTACGCACCGATAATAATTGGATGTACAGGGAAGAGGGTACAAACTCCAAATTCCAGTGGAACGACCGTAACTTCAATGCCAATTACGGTGGTATCCCCAAGAATGTATTCCTTTATGTGACTGATAATGTATATCAGACTCTTCCTTTATACAGCAATCTGAAAACGACAGGTGTATATGTATACGCCAAGGATATCGACGTGAAAGGACGCAAGGCGACGATTCATGCCGAGTCGGAAGTAAGAAATGACAGCAAGGCACCCCGGCAGTTCAGTTATCAAGTGACGGTACTTGATGCGGACGGCAAGCTAATGAAAACTTTTCAAGGGGATAAGGTGACTTTGAAAGCCGGAGAGACAAAGACGGTAAAAGCTTCCGCACCTGTCGGCGGACTTCATTTCTGGAGTTGGGGATACGGTTATCTGTACACGGTAAAAACAGCATTGAAAGATGAAAACAACCAAGTATTCGATGAAGTAAGTACCCGTACAGGATTCCGCAAGACACGCTTTGCCGAGGGTAAGATTTGGCTGAACGACCGTATTATCCAAATGAAAGGATATGCGCAACGCACCAGCAACGAATGGCCGGCAGTAGGTTTGTCCGTACCTGCCTGGTTGAGCGATTACTCCAATGACTTGATGGTGAAAAGCAACGCGAATCTGGTTCGCTGGATGCACGTCACCCCATGGAAACAGGATGTGGAATCTTGCGACCGTGTGGGGTTGATACAGGCAATGCCTGCCGGAGACGCTGAAAAAGACCGTGAAGGACGCCAATGGGAACAACGGGTGGAACTGATGCGCGACGCGATTATCTACAACCGTAACAATCCGAGTATCCTGTTCTACGAATGTGGCAACAAGGCTATCAGTCGCGAGCACATGATAGAAATGAAGGCTGTCCGTGATAAGTATGACCCGTTCGGCGGACGTGCTATCGGTTCGCGCGAAATGCTGGACATTCGCGAAGCGGAATATGGCGGCGAGATGCTGTATATCAACAGAAGTGAGCATCACCCGATGTGGGCGACCGAATATTGCCGCGACGAAGGTCTGAGAAAATACTGGGACGAATACAGCTATCCTTTCCACAAGGAAGGTGACGGCCCGCTTTATAAAGGCAGACCGGCTACCGACTACAACCGTAATCAGGACGAACTTGCCATTACCATGATAGCACGTTGGTATGATTACTGGCGCGAACGTCCCGGAACAGGCAACAGGGTCAGCTCCGGTGGTACTAAGATTATCTTCTCCGATACCAACACCCATTACCGGGGTGCGGAAAACTACCGCAGAAGCGGAGTGACGGACGCTATGCGCATCGAGAAAGACGCTTTTTTCGCACATCAGGTAATGTGGAACGGCTGGGTGGATACGGAAGCAGACCAGACATACATCATCGGTCACTGGAACTATCCTGGCAATACGGTAAAACCCGTACATGTGGTATCTACCGGAGAAGAGGTGGAACTTTTCCTGAACGGTGAATCACTGGGTAAGGGCAAACGGCAATATAATTTCCTCTTCACTTTCGATAAAGTTCCCTTCAAACCGGGGAAACTGGAAGCTGTCAGCTATAACAAGGCAGGAAAAGAAATCAGCCGTTATGCAATCCATACAGCCGGTGAAGCTGCCAAATTAAAACTTACCGCTATCCAAAATCCCGAAGGATTCCATGCAGACGGTGCGGATATGGCATTGATACAGGTGGAAGTGGTGGATAAAGACGGAAGACGTTGCCCGCTGGATAACCGTACGGTTCAGTTCACGCTCGGCGGCAATGCCGAATGGCGCGGCGGTATTGCGCAAGGCGAAAACAATCATATCCTCGATACGAATCTTCCGGTAGAATGTGGCATCAACCGCGCACTCATCCGCAGTACGACCACTGCCGGAAAGGTGACTCTGACCGCACAAGCGGAAGGACTTCCCGCCGCTACCCTCACTTTGGAAACAGTGCCCGTGAAAGTGACTGAAGGTTTAAGCGGTTATCTTCCTCAGACTACTTTGAAAGGCAGACTGGATAGAGGTGAAACGCCTTCTACCCCTTCCTATAAAGATAGTAAAAAGGGAGTACGCATCGTTTCGGCAAAAGCGGGAGCCAACAACCGAGATGCGGAAAAGAGCTTCGACGACATCGAACTGACCGAATGGAAAAATGACGGTAAACTCAGCACTGCATGGATTACCTATACACTGGAAAGGGAAGCCGAAATAGATGATATATGTATCAAGCTGCAAGGATGGCGCTCACGCAGTTATCCGCTGGAAGTGTACGCAGGAAATACTCTGATTTGGAGCGGTAACACGGAAAAGAGCCTGGGATATATTCATCTCGATGTAGAAAAACCGGTACGCGCCAATACGATTACCATTCGTCTGAAAGGAAATACGAGTGATAAAGACGCTTTCGGACAGATAATCGAAGTGGAAGCCAAAGCTGCCAATAAAATGGAACTGGAAAAGAGCAGTAGCAGGAACCAGTTAAGAATCATCGAGGTAGAGTTTCTCGAAACTATCAGATAA
- a CDS encoding sialate O-acetylesterase yields the protein MKNFIILLIFACSCNCMAGNNEPAHVIITAGQSNTDGRVPNDRLPDYIKAMATDTAFTTGAYKYCRIAQNRTDGKFRPFWPKSKRRAKPTTWGYDAITYYWLEQLWQEPFYVIKWAIGGTSIEPSATSDKSVHWSANPEWLANNVATSQKGRSLLLSFINDIDGCIDHTLSKLKNGYQIDAFLWHQGESDHAYGDKYYENLKAVVTYVRNHLSEKTGKDYSKLPFIFGTVARKNKQYGSEVEDAMKRFAKEDKNAYLIDMSDAELMGDRLHFNQNSAEYLGKQMYERIKALR from the coding sequence ATGAAGAATTTTATAATCCTTTTAATATTTGCATGCAGTTGTAACTGTATGGCAGGCAACAATGAGCCTGCACACGTGATCATCACCGCCGGACAATCGAACACGGATGGACGCGTACCCAACGACCGCTTGCCGGATTATATCAAAGCTATGGCAACGGACACGGCTTTCACTACCGGCGCTTACAAGTATTGCAGAATTGCGCAGAACCGTACAGACGGAAAGTTCCGCCCTTTTTGGCCTAAAAGTAAAAGAAGAGCCAAGCCTACCACTTGGGGATATGACGCTATCACTTATTATTGGCTGGAACAACTGTGGCAGGAACCTTTCTACGTTATCAAATGGGCAATCGGCGGAACTTCTATCGAGCCTTCCGCCACTTCGGACAAATCGGTTCACTGGTCGGCAAATCCTGAATGGCTGGCGAATAACGTGGCGACCAGCCAGAAAGGGCGTTCATTGCTCCTGTCTTTTATCAATGACATAGACGGCTGCATTGACCATACATTATCCAAGTTGAAAAACGGTTATCAGATTGACGCATTCCTATGGCACCAGGGAGAAAGTGACCATGCTTATGGAGATAAATATTACGAGAACCTGAAAGCGGTAGTGACCTATGTGCGCAATCATTTAAGCGAGAAGACCGGAAAAGATTATTCCAAGCTTCCGTTTATCTTCGGTACGGTAGCCAGAAAGAACAAACAGTATGGCAGTGAGGTTGAAGACGCCATGAAACGCTTCGCCAAAGAGGATAAGAATGCCTATCTGATAGACATGTCCGACGCGGAATTAATGGGCGACCGATTGCATTTCAACCAAAATTCGGCCGAATATTTAGGCAAGCAGATGTACGAACGGATAAAGGCACTTCGCTGA
- a CDS encoding SusC/RagA family TonB-linked outer membrane protein: protein MKNILHGNGSLGRKIQYLLLTTLFVVQSALSFAQNRTVTGVVVDEKDEPIIGANVMVKGTAKGTITDLDGKFVLSAPKGSKLLEVSFIGYNTQTVTITDKTLQIKLTESAIALDEVVAIGYGSAKKGNVTGAIAKVNAEKLEDRASTNIASSLQGQLAGVEVRSTTGEPGSELQIRVRGAASINADATPLYVVDGIPVDDLGSLNPGDIQSIEVLKDASSSAIYGSRGANGVVLITTKQAGADDKVRVQFQASFGIQSLERKVDVLSPEEWIEFRTAYNNNRYISQYGSKGATIEDDYNTRLAMIGGKESYYFLNDPRWTEPGYGNLRLIDWQDEFFRLAPIQNYQLSLSSGRGNTKYRVSMGYTDQQGIAIESNYKRLNFRANVESKIFNRITVGVNLAPSANWSDGGRVDGKDRQATNVLTMAPLAEPEEGIYTGAGSRRYYRWTSSSKVSPIAYMEEVTNHGESVRLNSAAYVKADIWNGLKAEVTGSYNFSSTQSRSFIPSSVTKYRTDSEGYKTTANRTEARSNRFLLQSILHYGKTFGRHTIGAMAGYSMESSNGSSSRLSATQFPDNSLEVFDMADVVLTAASASISTPSRLMSYFGRVQYEYDDRYLLTASIRRDGSSRFGKANRWGVFPAVSGAYRISNEKFWPKDFVMNSLKLRASWGANGNNSIPTNTALAKLSSANYSSGTIINGFAPTSLANPDLGWEKTESWNVAFDMGLFKNRIFISADYYVKTTKDLLYQVSVPALLGFTKAWGNIGSIRNKGFELEVTTQNLTGKLKWTTSLNVSYNQNKVLSLGDDNSTVFTGYDGTTQVFMVGQPLRSFYMYDAVGVYQTQADLKKYPVMQNTKVGDVRYRDTNGDGVINDGDRTLMGKPDPDYTFGMTNTFKYKNFDLSILITGQTGGHIYGVLGRAMDKPGMGANGNVLSHWKNMWKSETEPGDGKTPGIDNANTGQFYDSRWLYDTDFIKIKNVTLGYRLPFKKNFIQNARVYLSGENLLMWDKYEGGFSPEANNGGSSGDYDYGSYPQARVITLGVNVTF, encoded by the coding sequence ATGAAAAACATTTTGCATGGAAATGGCAGTTTGGGAAGAAAGATACAATATCTTCTTCTGACAACTCTGTTCGTAGTACAATCTGCCCTGTCGTTTGCACAGAACCGGACGGTGACAGGTGTAGTGGTAGATGAGAAAGATGAACCGATTATCGGTGCAAACGTCATGGTGAAAGGAACCGCCAAAGGTACCATTACCGATTTAGACGGAAAATTCGTACTCTCCGCTCCCAAAGGTTCCAAACTGCTGGAAGTATCCTTTATCGGATATAATACTCAAACTGTAACAATCACTGACAAAACGCTCCAAATCAAGCTGACGGAATCTGCTATCGCGTTGGACGAGGTGGTGGCTATCGGATACGGTAGTGCCAAGAAAGGAAACGTGACCGGTGCTATTGCCAAAGTGAACGCCGAAAAGCTGGAAGATCGGGCATCGACAAACATCGCCTCCTCTCTGCAAGGACAACTGGCAGGTGTGGAAGTGCGCAGCACGACCGGCGAACCGGGTTCCGAATTGCAGATTCGTGTGCGTGGAGCCGCTTCTATCAATGCGGACGCCACTCCTTTATATGTAGTGGACGGTATTCCCGTTGATGACCTCGGCAGCCTCAACCCCGGGGATATACAATCTATCGAAGTCTTGAAAGATGCTTCGTCATCCGCTATTTATGGTTCGCGAGGTGCTAACGGTGTAGTTTTGATTACTACCAAGCAAGCCGGTGCGGATGATAAGGTCAGAGTGCAGTTCCAGGCTTCATTCGGTATTCAGTCATTGGAGAGAAAAGTAGATGTGCTGTCACCGGAAGAATGGATTGAATTCCGTACCGCTTATAATAATAACAGATATATTTCCCAATATGGAAGCAAGGGGGCAACTATTGAAGATGATTACAACACCCGCCTGGCAATGATTGGGGGCAAAGAAAGCTATTACTTCCTGAACGACCCCCGCTGGACAGAACCCGGTTATGGAAATCTCCGGCTAATTGACTGGCAGGACGAGTTCTTCCGCCTGGCTCCGATACAGAATTATCAATTATCTCTTTCAAGCGGTCGCGGCAATACCAAATATCGTGTATCAATGGGATATACAGACCAACAGGGTATTGCTATCGAGAGTAACTATAAACGTCTGAATTTCCGTGCCAATGTAGAGTCTAAAATATTCAACCGGATTACTGTCGGAGTGAATTTGGCTCCTTCAGCCAATTGGAGTGACGGTGGACGTGTAGACGGCAAAGACCGCCAGGCGACTAACGTATTGACTATGGCTCCGCTGGCCGAACCGGAAGAAGGTATCTATACAGGTGCAGGCTCACGTCGCTATTATCGTTGGACAAGTTCCAGCAAGGTAAGCCCGATTGCTTATATGGAAGAGGTGACTAATCACGGTGAAAGTGTCCGCCTCAATTCGGCAGCCTATGTTAAAGCGGACATATGGAACGGGCTCAAAGCAGAAGTCACCGGTTCATATAATTTCAGCAGTACTCAAAGCCGTTCGTTTATTCCAAGCAGTGTCACCAAATACAGAACTGACAGTGAAGGATACAAAACTACTGCAAACCGCACGGAAGCGCGTAGCAATAGATTCCTTCTTCAGTCTATCCTGCATTATGGCAAAACATTCGGCAGACATACCATCGGTGCAATGGCAGGTTACTCAATGGAAAGTTCCAACGGTTCTTCCAGCAGATTAAGTGCTACCCAGTTCCCGGACAATTCACTGGAGGTATTCGATATGGCAGATGTTGTATTGACTGCCGCATCAGCATCCATATCCACTCCTTCCCGACTGATGTCTTACTTCGGACGTGTACAATACGAATATGACGACCGTTACCTGTTGACAGCAAGTATCCGCCGCGATGGTTCTTCCCGTTTCGGTAAAGCGAACCGATGGGGCGTATTCCCTGCCGTTTCCGGTGCTTATCGTATTTCAAACGAGAAGTTCTGGCCGAAAGACTTCGTTATGAATTCATTGAAGTTGCGTGCCAGTTGGGGAGCAAATGGTAACAACTCCATTCCAACCAATACAGCCCTTGCTAAGTTAAGCAGCGCCAATTATTCATCCGGTACTATCATCAACGGTTTTGCACCGACTTCTCTCGCCAATCCCGACCTCGGCTGGGAAAAGACTGAAAGTTGGAACGTTGCTTTCGATATGGGATTATTCAAGAACCGTATCTTTATTTCTGCCGACTATTATGTAAAAACAACTAAAGACTTGCTGTATCAAGTGAGTGTTCCCGCATTGCTCGGCTTCACCAAGGCATGGGGAAATATTGGTTCTATCCGCAACAAAGGTTTCGAACTGGAAGTGACGACACAGAATCTTACAGGAAAGTTGAAGTGGACTACTTCTCTGAACGTTTCTTACAATCAGAATAAGGTACTTAGTTTGGGAGATGACAACAGCACAGTATTTACAGGATACGACGGAACAACGCAAGTATTTATGGTGGGACAGCCTTTAAGGTCTTTTTATATGTATGATGCTGTCGGGGTTTACCAAACACAGGCTGACTTAAAGAAATATCCTGTAATGCAAAACACCAAAGTGGGTGACGTTCGCTATCGGGACACAAACGGTGACGGAGTTATCAATGACGGCGACCGTACCTTAATGGGTAAACCCGACCCGGACTATACTTTCGGTATGACAAATACCTTCAAGTACAAGAACTTTGACCTATCTATCCTGATTACAGGACAAACGGGCGGACATATCTACGGAGTGCTGGGACGTGCAATGGACAAACCGGGTATGGGAGCCAACGGTAACGTACTTTCACACTGGAAAAATATGTGGAAATCGGAAACCGAACCGGGCGACGGTAAAACTCCGGGTATCGACAATGCAAATACAGGACAGTTCTACGACAGCCGCTGGCTATATGATACCGACTTTATCAAAATAAAGAACGTCACATTAGGCTATCGCCTTCCATTCAAAAAGAACTTCATACAAAATGCACGTGTTTATTTATCAGGCGAAAATCTCCTGATGTGGGACAAGTACGAGGGTGGTTTCTCACCGGAAGCGAACAACGGCGGTTCGAGCGGTGACTATGATTACGGTTCATATCCGCAAGCACGGGTTATTACTTTAGGAGTTAATGTTACATTCTAA
- a CDS encoding RagB/SusD family nutrient uptake outer membrane protein: MKLYKYLISGGLALTLALSSCESWLEVEPNDTRTTDYFYSTPGEMEQALIGIYNGLLPISDYSWLMSEVRSDNAWTDKTTDKQRDYIDIGTFNPNISTISTLSSAWNDLYEIVARANMFLSKTEGVTFSSEAIKDQFIGEAKFLRALAYFDLVRYFGRIPIVLEPVSVNEAMAIKQSEPVEIYETAIVPDLEDAVKKLVDTPLNYQGNGASAGRATLAAAKSLLGRVYLTMAGYPVQDTSKKALAEQLFSEVIDYAFANNKYWASTSDEWIKVWISDNDNKYHIFEIQYIAAKNYGNPMVFNSVPAVNDSYTNIAMSGNRIWCESQLDAIFKQTNEEGAFIDKRCAGTINTTEFIDEDGTPYTGGDFFLKFFEHKMKRKLLGYEDIDGQIADRTYFPINYPLIRLEDVMLMYAEIVGPTDKGKEMVNKIRERAGLDALDNDITIENFTDSVDIERRRELASEGIRWHDLVRQNRYVSVLQDMFKRNGSDANGVITKPETYEMYKQVTKDSYIYPIPDSQMKVKEGLYEQNKGYN, encoded by the coding sequence ATGAAACTATATAAATATCTTATAAGTGGAGGATTGGCTCTGACATTAGCACTGTCCTCATGTGAAAGCTGGTTGGAAGTAGAGCCGAACGACACGCGTACTACGGATTATTTCTATTCAACTCCCGGTGAAATGGAACAAGCACTGATTGGTATCTACAACGGTCTGCTCCCTATTTCGGACTATTCTTGGCTTATGTCTGAAGTTCGTTCGGACAATGCATGGACGGATAAAACAACGGATAAACAACGCGATTATATCGATATAGGAACGTTCAATCCGAATATTTCTACAATCAGTACACTTTCGAGTGCTTGGAATGATTTGTACGAGATTGTAGCGCGTGCGAATATGTTCCTTAGCAAAACAGAAGGAGTTACTTTCTCTTCAGAAGCTATCAAAGACCAGTTTATCGGCGAAGCCAAATTCCTGAGAGCACTCGCTTATTTCGACTTAGTACGTTACTTCGGACGTATCCCTATCGTACTGGAGCCGGTATCCGTCAATGAAGCAATGGCTATCAAGCAATCGGAGCCCGTGGAAATTTATGAAACAGCAATTGTCCCGGACTTGGAAGATGCGGTAAAGAAACTGGTAGATACTCCACTGAATTATCAAGGAAACGGCGCTTCAGCCGGACGCGCTACACTGGCTGCCGCAAAGTCCTTATTAGGTCGTGTCTATCTGACAATGGCGGGATACCCCGTACAGGATACATCTAAAAAAGCACTAGCCGAACAATTATTCAGTGAAGTGATTGACTATGCCTTTGCCAACAATAAATATTGGGCTAGTACGTCCGATGAATGGATTAAGGTATGGATTAGCGACAATGATAATAAATATCATATTTTCGAAATCCAGTATATTGCAGCCAAAAACTACGGCAACCCTATGGTCTTCAATTCCGTACCGGCAGTCAACGACTCTTACACGAATATAGCAATGTCCGGAAACAGAATATGGTGTGAAAGCCAGTTGGACGCTATCTTCAAGCAAACCAACGAAGAAGGAGCGTTCATTGACAAACGTTGTGCCGGAACTATCAACACAACAGAGTTTATTGATGAGGACGGTACCCCTTATACGGGTGGTGACTTCTTCCTCAAATTCTTCGAGCATAAGATGAAACGTAAACTTTTGGGATATGAGGATATTGACGGTCAGATTGCCGATCGTACTTATTTCCCTATCAATTATCCGCTCATCCGTCTGGAAGATGTCATGTTGATGTATGCTGAAATCGTAGGACCCACCGATAAAGGCAAAGAAATGGTGAATAAGATTCGGGAACGTGCCGGACTGGATGCTTTGGATAATGACATCACAATTGAGAATTTCACAGATTCTGTAGACATTGAACGTCGCCGTGAATTGGCATCCGAAGGAATCCGCTGGCATGACCTGGTTCGTCAAAACCGATATGTATCCGTATTACAGGATATGTTCAAACGCAATGGCTCTGATGCAAATGGCGTTATTACCAAACCGGAGACATACGAAATGTACAAACAGGTCACTAAAGACTCATACATCTATCCGATACCCGATTCGCAGATGAAGGTAAAAGAAGGATTGTATGAACAGAACAAAGGATATAATTAA
- a CDS encoding DUF3791 domain-containing protein, with protein sequence MCKQPDILESEKIHFAVMAIEAGAREMGIFPMEMRRRLEKMNLIKRLLLDNYEVMHTQSLKHVGEDVAEALKNWEAQEGSKI encoded by the coding sequence ATGTGTAAACAACCGGATATCCTAGAAAGTGAAAAGATTCACTTTGCAGTCATGGCTATAGAAGCTGGAGCACGAGAAATGGGAATTTTTCCTATGGAAATGCGCCGACGTTTAGAAAAAATGAACCTAATTAAACGTCTTCTATTAGACAATTACGAGGTGATGCACACGCAAAGCCTAAAACATGTAGGCGAGGATGTGGCCGAGGCTTTGAAAAACTGGGAGGCACAGGAGGGCAGTAAGATATGA
- a CDS encoding DUF3791 domain-containing protein, with product MREQVLWRKISRIILLLSTRLEISPERALNLFYETNVCAMLHDSRYGLHLMSDTYIINDVLRELQDRQ from the coding sequence ATGAGAGAACAAGTACTGTGGAGAAAAATCAGTCGCATCATCCTATTATTATCAACCCGATTAGAGATAAGCCCGGAACGGGCATTAAATCTGTTTTATGAAACAAATGTATGCGCCATGTTACACGATTCCCGCTACGGTCTGCATCTAATGAGTGATACCTATATTATAAATGATGTATTACGTGAATTGCAAGATAGGCAGTAA
- a CDS encoding rhamnogalacturonan acetylesterase: MKRIILFINILLLVGHSFVQAQVYKFDFTSDKKVKEGYTKVTSGTLFNEEQGYGYDLQPAWDGKSNQPFFFSVNVPDGNYKVTVTLGSKDSAGNTTVRAESRRLFIENLPTKKGETLVESFTVNKRNMYINGKQKVKIKPREKNKLNWDEKLTLEFNGDAPRITSLVIERTDKVPTIFLCGNSTVVDYDNEPWAAWGQMFPRWFTDGIAIANYAESGESANTFIGAGRLKKALTQMKKGDYLFMEFGHNDQKQKGPGKGAFYSFMYNLKIYIDEARSRGAYPVLVTPTQRRRFDKNGKIMNTHLDYPDAIRWLAEKENVPLIDLNEISRTLYEAMGEDGSKHAFVHYPANTYPGQTKELKDNSHSNTFGAYELAKCIIEGMKKADLDAVKFLKKDYKGFNPARPDRFEDFKWNLCPFTEIEKPDGN; encoded by the coding sequence ATGAAAAGGATAATTCTTTTTATAAATATCTTATTATTAGTTGGCCACTCTTTTGTACAGGCACAAGTCTATAAATTCGACTTTACTTCCGACAAGAAAGTAAAAGAGGGATATACTAAAGTGACGTCTGGAACCTTGTTCAACGAAGAACAGGGTTACGGATACGACCTGCAACCGGCATGGGACGGAAAAAGCAACCAACCTTTCTTCTTCTCCGTCAATGTTCCCGACGGTAACTATAAAGTAACCGTCACTCTTGGCAGCAAGGATTCAGCCGGAAATACTACGGTACGTGCCGAATCCCGCCGTCTGTTTATAGAGAATCTTCCAACTAAGAAAGGAGAAACGCTTGTTGAATCTTTCACTGTCAACAAACGGAATATGTATATCAACGGGAAGCAAAAAGTCAAAATCAAACCGCGTGAAAAGAATAAGTTGAACTGGGATGAAAAGCTGACACTCGAATTCAACGGTGATGCTCCGCGCATAACTTCCTTGGTTATTGAACGTACAGATAAAGTTCCCACCATTTTCCTTTGCGGCAACTCCACCGTAGTGGATTATGACAACGAACCTTGGGCTGCCTGGGGACAAATGTTCCCACGTTGGTTCACCGACGGGATAGCTATTGCCAATTATGCCGAATCCGGAGAATCCGCTAATACCTTTATTGGTGCCGGACGTTTGAAAAAAGCCCTGACACAGATGAAGAAAGGCGATTATCTCTTTATGGAGTTCGGGCACAACGACCAGAAGCAGAAAGGTCCCGGTAAAGGAGCTTTCTATTCTTTCATGTATAATCTGAAAATTTATATTGATGAAGCACGTTCCAGAGGTGCGTATCCTGTATTAGTGACTCCGACGCAACGCCGTCGCTTCGACAAGAATGGCAAGATAATGAACACTCACCTTGATTATCCCGATGCGATTCGTTGGTTGGCAGAAAAAGAAAACGTACCTTTGATTGATTTGAATGAAATCAGTCGTACGCTTTATGAAGCAATGGGTGAAGACGGCTCTAAACATGCGTTCGTGCATTATCCAGCCAATACTTATCCGGGACAGACAAAGGAACTGAAAGATAATTCCCACTCCAATACTTTCGGTGCTTATGAACTGGCTAAATGTATTATTGAAGGTATGAAGAAAGCTGATTTGGATGCGGTGAAGTTCTTGAAAAAGGATTATAAAGGATTCAATCCTGCTCGTCCCGACAGATTCGAAGACTTCAAATGGAATCTTTGCCCGTTTACGGAGATAGAGAAACCGGACGGTAATTAA